GGATATTGTAAACCGGAAATACAAATTCTGGAGGATTATACATGAGGACTACCAGTTTCCGGCAATTGTAAGTTTCCATAATACCACtatcaaacatttttgaatCCTTTTTCTTATTGACAATTTTCATTGATTACACTTCCTCTCTGGATTTCAGGGGAAAACGAATTATCTCAATATAACTGGGATTCGTGTTACTGATCAATACATGGACGGAACTGGAGGATACGCGAGTCTAGTGCAAGGAGGACTCGGCCACCGCAATGTAACGATCCACTTGAAGTCTCAGCGTAATCATGGATTTAACTTCATCATTGAGATATTCGGACGTTAAAGCCCTGAGAGCGTTTGCAGCTTCTTAAGATTGAATAAATGATAGTTAAAACATGCTCTTTGAGAGGATCAGTGTTCATACTTCAAGTGTTTCATATCCGTAAAAATAATTCTATAAAACTAGAAATAGACTTGTCAAATTCGATTGGAAAGTCCATTCTTCCTCTGGATTTCTCAAAGTGGATGCGGAAATCTGAAGAAAGGTGGTACCTAGAAAAAGAAAGCATTCGAGGAAGATAAGGCCGAAGATGATtaccatttccaaacgaggtgaaAGGTCATACGTTGGCATTCTCAGTGTTGTGAAGGCAAACGCCAAACTTACCAATTTGAAAGGCAATGTTAGCCGCCGAGACCAGAAAGGAGACCTCATGTTGAATctcaagaaatccaagaaaTAACTGCGGGGCCAAATCGGAAATTCGACATAAAGGCTagcactataatctgcaaagatatagatgagatTACCACAAAGGAGGATGCTCGCGAAGCCTTGGAGAAGCAGTTCCATTTCATCGGACTGCAAGAGTCGGCACTGAGGAAAGCCTACGGGGGAACATAAACGGT
The window above is part of the Hermetia illucens chromosome 3, iHerIll2.2.curated.20191125, whole genome shotgun sequence genome. Proteins encoded here:
- the LOC119651560 gene encoding probable salivary secreted peptide gives rise to the protein MKRLAVVTFIFSAICVIVISAQSHNVEWGHPSAFDRLLTRDIVNRKYKFWRIIHEDYQFPAIGKTNYLNITGIRVTDQYMDGTGGYASLVQGGLGHRNVTIHLKSQRNHGFNFIIEIFGR